CCTTTTCATAGAACcgacacaatgcagaaggagaccattctgcccattgagtctgcactgaccctccggcggagcaccctccctaggccaacTCCCCCTCCATAtcccaatccatctaacctcctCAACTTTGAAAattaagtcttccaacaccaggttaaagtccaacaggtttgtttcaaacactagctttcggagcactgctctttaaagaggtcacctctttaacctggggttacccctatctctggatctgtaaagatttaatcatttaatcacctgctaatgctcgcattccaagcattgtcaagcatctttgaatctgtctatgtctatgtttctggaacctacctcttcattcgcctgaggaaggagcagcgctccgaaagctagcaattcgaaacaaacctgttggactttaacctggtgttgtaagacttcttactgtgctcaccccagtccaacgccggcatctccacatcttgaaaattaaggggcaatttagcgtggccaatccacctaacctgcccgtctttggactgtggtaggaaaccggagcacccggaggaaacccacgcaggcacggggagaaagtgcaaactccgcccaGACAGTCATCCTAGGTTGGAATTGAACGCCgctccctggcgctgggaagcagcagtgctaaccactgcaccaccccatgCTAGTGTCATTGATAGCCAGTAGAGGCAAAAGCATTGAGACCAGGGAGGGGGTCTTACACCAATGATTGAGGGGCCAGGAGGGGAGTGTCAGGGCGCGACAACAACTCATTCATCAGTGAGGGAGGGTTGTAAAGTggtaccctcctctctctctctttcaacctttgAACCCCTCTTTAAAAGCCTCTCCCTTTGACCCAGGTCCTGGCCATTAGAGCTATCTCATTAGGTTCGGTGTCACAGTTGCTTTCGCTCCTGTGAAACACTGAAGCAAATTTACTGCTGAAAAGCGCTGGATTAAAGTAGATTTCAGTTGTCACCAAACACTCAATTCTCGTTTAATGTTAGGAAGCATTCCGTACCATTCAGGGAGACCCCTTCCTCGAAAGACGGTGGAAACAGAATCTCTGAACATCTTTAAGGCAAAGCTCTAGCGATTCAAGGTTAAcacgggggtgaaaggttatcggggctaggcaggaggttacagtcagatcaccCAGGACCCTATTGAATGACGGGGTGCCGGCGAGGGACTGGGAGTGGTCTCACGCTGTGGCGTCGTGATGCTGTCACTGGCTTGCCTAGGCTGATGCTCTCgggaccccgggttcgattccctcccTGGCGTTTGGTACAATTTAAAATCGGTTTTAAATTCCGGAATTAAAATTCTAAtagtaaccatgaaaccattgtcggttgccCCAAaagcccgtctggttcactaatttcgTTGAGGAAAGTAAATCTGCCTTCCTTGccccgtctggcctacatgtgatcttACAGCAACGTGGCCGATTGCCTGAAATGGCTGAGGAacccagtccgatcaagggcaattaggatgatcACTAAGCACTGGCCCCAacaagcgatacccacatcccctgAACGGGTATTGTAAAAAATATCAGCTGGACAAATGGTCGTGAGGTAGAATTGGAGAGACACAATAGCAGCGTGAGTTGGTGCTGATTATTGGGGTGCAATGGACGTACAAggtcgggggggggtggagggcagaaTATTTCACTCGGGAGTGTTAGTTGTGAATGGCTTGCGGAGTTTGCGACGAGCGACTCTGAGCACCAACCCGTTGACAGGATATAACCGAAAATCCATTGTAAGCTTTCCACACAGGGACTGCACTTTCCAAAATACTCCACTAGGCGGAGATGTCCTGAGGCCCCACTGAAATGCAAGTCTTCCTCGATCAACTTAGCGTCCAGTTGCAATCAGATGCGACCCACTCCCCCATAGATGTTATTTACCTTGATCgatcgggagggggggaggggttggaaatGGAGTCCAGACAAGGGGTGGGCTGTCAAAATTCCTGAGCGGAGCAActccagtgaggggagggggaagtggaAATTAGGAACTTTTTCTGTaccgcgccccccacccctccccccagaagCTGCTGGGGCCTTTTCCACTCAGTTTGTGTTTGTGGGATTTGGCAAGGCTCAGTTAATAAATCTGACGCGGAGATCGCCAATTATTTATATTAAAAAGGCGCCAGGCCAAGGCGGGCAGGTGGAGTTGAGCTACCCTGAGGAGTCGGTTGGGGGTGACCATCTGTTCAGCTTATTAAATGGCGGAATTGGCTCAAGGGACCCAATGGCGTACTCCCGCTCCTTGTCTGTTTGTTCGTATATGGGTCAGCTCTGTTCTGATTGAAACGCGGAACAGGCCCCAGGGACCGATggcctcttcctctctctcacctCAGGCGAAGCCATCACCTTGCCCCTTAACTGATTGTCTCACATCCTCTGGTTACCGACCCTCCTGATGGTGGGGGCAGTTACTTCCATACGTTATCCACCGCAAGCCCTTTCCTCGGCACAGGAACCACGCCGACTCGGGGGACAGGAACCAGTCTTCGATGGCGACCGCAGCAACCCTCCCCCAGCACACTTCCATGACCATTCATAACATGAAGGCCCCGAAGAAGGTCTTCTGCTCCACGTGCTCCACCATGGTCACCTTGTTGACAGTCACAAATAGCCTGTCACGCTCCACCAGGGTGAAGATGGCTCCCTGGCTGATGGTGACGTGCCAGTCACCCACCCCGCTCTCGCACACCGACTTGGTGGCTGCCAGCAGCGGGGTGGGCTCGGGGTACGAGTCCATCCTTTTATACACGTTGTGAGTGAGGACGCCCGAGCTCAGCTCCTGCGAGCCCAGGTCCTCGCACGAGGGGAGGTAAAAGGCCACCTGGGAGTACACGTAGTAGAGGCCGCTGCGAGGGATCTGGAGGTGGCCGTTCTCGTAGCCCATGTTGGAGTAAGCCATGCCCTTCTCGAAATTCCACTCCAGAGGCTGCAGCTGCACCTCCCCGCTCAGGTTCCAACCCCTCAGCCCTGAAAAAGAGAAGCAGAATTGAAGTCGGTCACCTCAGCCCGTGCGGcaggctctcaccacccccccggCCCTGCTCCCCTCTGGGATCTCCTACtttgtggtgcagtggtattgttactggaccagTAAATCCAGAGGCTGAGGATAAATCTCTGCAGACACGGGTTCGAACCCccatcagggcagatggtgaaatttgaaatcaataataGTCTGAAAttcagtgatgaccatgaaaccattgtcaattgtcgtaaacacccatctggttcactcatgtccttgagggaaggaaatctgccgtccttacctggtctggcctacgtgtgactccagacctcaCAGTGGTTGACTCtaaggtaataaatgttggcccagccatgaacgaataaaaaaacctTCAGTCTCGTGTCTGCCTCGAacaaaggcagcaccttccaaacccacggccaccgccatctagaaggacgagagcagcagatacctgggatcacccccacctggaggttcccctccaagtcactccccctcctgactgggaaatatattggccgttccttcagtgtcgccgggtccaaatcccggtgctccctccctaacagcacagtgggtgtacctacacctcagggactgcagcggcttcaagacggcagctcagcaccaccttgtcaaggggcaattagggatgggcaataaatgcttcacAGGGTGGCAGTGGCCCACTGGACTAGTAGCcccgagacccagggtaatacactggggtcatgggttcaaatctcagcagggctgatggtggaatttgaattcaataaaaatctagaattaaaagtccaatgccgacgatgaaaccattgtggattgttgCAGAAACCCATCTGAGgtcaccgcattgacgccgctaccAAGGCAATTTGCCAtttggcatcaacctggcagagatTTCGACGTCaagaccgattctctgcccaatcacctttcctgattttggcatcggagaaTCCCACTCTGTATGTGGGGGGGAGGCGGAATCAGTCTAGTCAGTCGGGTGATCAGCCACagccagaatgaatggcggagcaggctgtcagggctgaatggcctcctccagctcctatctcCGATGTTTCTGCGTGATCATTCGCTGAATTCCCAGCAGAATAGCGTTGCAGTAACATGTTGTCACCACCAGGTGATGTGAGGACTCCACAGACTGCCTGCCTTCCACAGAAGTAAAATACAGTTCAGACCACTGTACTTAGTTCCCCGTTTTATTGTAAAATTGTTCGACATCCCTCCTTTTGAAATCTGCTCCTAAGCCCTTTTCCCTTTACGTCACCTTGTGTCCAATATCCCCTCTTCCCTTGGGACGGTTTGCTATTCTCAGCCTCCTTCTGTCAAGGGGTCTCGGGAGAGCAGGAGTATGGCGTTGAGACAGAGGACCGGCCATGGTCACTGTCATGATTGGACTGTCCGTCTCTTTACTTCGGCCCAG
This window of the Scyliorhinus torazame isolate Kashiwa2021f chromosome 14, sScyTor2.1, whole genome shotgun sequence genome carries:
- the LOC140390497 gene encoding tumor necrosis factor ligand superfamily member 15-like, which gives rise to MSYSVAVTALFICSNVALTLYVRKFGFQCMNFQPSSTNCSHELQLSQDSVRLPYAGSGPNREKPVAHLTGLRGWNLSGEVQLQPLEWNFEKGMAYSNMGYENGHLQIPRSGLYYVYSQVAFYLPSCEDLGSQELSSGVLTHNVYKRMDSYPEPTPLLAATKSVCESGVGDWHVTISQGAIFTLVERDRLFVTVNKVTMVEHVEQKTFFGAFML